The sequence GGAGTACACTAGGGCATTTACCTACGATTTGGTGTTGCTGGATGTCACGTTGCCCAAATTAGACGGCGTGAATCTTTGTCAACGTCTCCGCGATCGCGGCTATGCGACTCCCATCCTAATGCTGACGGCGCGGGATACTAGTTTAGATAAGGTGATTGGTTTAGATGCAGGGGCAGATGCCTATATGGTAAAGCCCTTTAACTTACAAGAACTGCTGGCCCAAATTCGGGCTCTACTACGTCGGGGGCGATCGGGTATGTCCCCCGTTTTAAGCTGGCACAAGCTCCAGCTAGACCCTAGTAGCTATGATGTGACCTACGATCGCATCCCAATTCACCTCACCCCCAAGGAATTTGCCTTAATGGAGGCGCTCCTGCGCTATGGACACCGCGTACTTAGCCGCGCTGCCATTCTGGAGCATGTTTGGACATGGCAAGATGCACCGGACAAAGACACCATCAAAACCTATATCAAAAACTTGCGATCGAAACTCAAGGCAGCGGGTGCCCCTAGTGATCTCATCGAAACGGTGCATGGTGTGGGCTATCGCCTAAAGTCATGGGAAAAATCTGATTAGGATTAGGAGCAAAAATGAGGTGGGATGTGAGGAATTGTCAATATTCTCCACCAATTCTCCACTTAATTATCCCTGGTTTCTCCACCTTTGACCTGTATCGTAAGGTCTCAAGTTACAGATTTCAAGACGCATTAGCTGGCTCACTTATTAGCATGATACATCAAATCTGTATCGTTTGATGCAATTCGGTCTTGAATTTAGGAATTTTTGGAGGATATCGCCATGACGATTCGTAGACGGCAT is a genomic window of Candidatus Obscuribacterales bacterium containing:
- a CDS encoding response regulator transcription factor translates to MRVLLVEDDRQLAESLMEALTVQRYAVDVAQDGEVAWEYTRAFTYDLVLLDVTLPKLDGVNLCQRLRDRGYATPILMLTARDTSLDKVIGLDAGADAYMVKPFNLQELLAQIRALLRRGRSGMSPVLSWHKLQLDPSSYDVTYDRIPIHLTPKEFALMEALLRYGHRVLSRAAILEHVWTWQDAPDKDTIKTYIKNLRSKLKAAGAPSDLIETVHGVGYRLKSWEKSD